CTTCATCCCCTGCACCTCCAACTAGTCGATCAATCATCTTTTTCGCAAAGGAAAGAGGGAGAAGCTGCATAATATTTGAATCGATAAGTTCACCATGTTCTCCTACCTTTAAGCGGAAAGATACCTTCACCAGAGGACTGTCATCATCAGAGAAGCTGTCTCCACCCTTGCCTTGCGCCAGATCCATTACATCGATGCCTGGTGGCGTAATATTAATGAACTGGTTGAAAATCGTCGACATGGACGTAGCAGCTGAGCCCATCATCTGATTCATTGCTTCCTGAACCGCGCTGATATGAAGCTCAGACATTTCAGTGCTCGCTGGTCTACCATCTCCGCCCATCATCAGATCCGCAATAACAGCAGCATCTTCCATGCGAATGACGAGCAGGTTTATTCCTTTGAATCCATCTGTATATTCCACATGGACAGCCACGTGAGGAATCGGAAATTCGCTTTCCAATTCATCAACATTGACTACGGAAACAGTAGGGGTTGTAATATCTACCTTTTGACTTAACAAAGTAGATAACGCAGTAGCTGCGCTCCCAAAGGAGATATTACCAATTTCTCCGAGTGCATCCTGTTCAAACGGGGACAGAAATTCGGCAACATCCTGGGTTACTGCCGATACAGCTTCCTCTTCGTCCTCAACCAAGTTGTTCGCACGTAACAGCGCGTCAATCTCGTCTTGAGAAAGCATATCTCTACTCATTTTGTTCCTCCCCCTCCTCTATGACTTCATCAATCTGTACGGCGACTCTTCCTTTATGCGTTCCTGGCTGACCCAAAAACTTTAAGTGGTTGCCAACTTTAATTTTCAACTTGTTGTCGATCGATTGATCTAATTGAATGACGTCGCCTTTTTGTAGCTGCAAGAAATCTCCTACTGTAATCGTAGCTGTTCCCATCTCAGCAACAATCGGTAATTTTGCAACTTTTACTCGCTCTTCTACACGCAGGCGCTCTTCTTCATCCCGCGTTTTCTTCTGTTTGGAGAACCAGTATTGTCCAGACAGCTT
The window above is part of the Brevibacillus brevis NBRC 100599 genome. Proteins encoded here:
- the fliY gene encoding flagellar motor switch phosphatase FliY — encoded protein: MSRDMLSQDEIDALLRANNLVEDEEEAVSAVTQDVAEFLSPFEQDALGEIGNISFGSAATALSTLLSQKVDITTPTVSVVNVDELESEFPIPHVAVHVEYTDGFKGINLLVIRMEDAAVIADLMMGGDGRPASTEMSELHISAVQEAMNQMMGSAATSMSTIFNQFINITPPGIDVMDLAQGKGGDSFSDDDSPLVKVSFRLKVGEHGELIDSNIMQLLPLSFAKKMIDRLVGGAGDEEAAAALIDEIEMPSLPAMGLSAPSVQQSMQEQPQSHVPPVAQPSQAQQQPMYQQPPGYAPPMGYPGQPPMYPDAYGQQMMPPGYAPYPGMYQQPPMAPPTPQHFGGPAANQANVVPAQFAPLGGAPMYTGDIQNLNLLHDIPLQVTVELGRTKKLIREILDLSAGSIIQLDKLAGEHVDILVNNKLIAKGEVVVIDENFGVRVTDIISQIDRVQKLQ